The following proteins are encoded in a genomic region of Hymenobacter siberiensis:
- a CDS encoding DUF6438 domain-containing protein, whose product MRHFSLLLLLSVFSLSFMLPACAQRVPTKKAKAKTAGQTTVAPVQAATPAAEGPVITFERTPCYGICPTYTMQVYADGRVAYEGRRAVPVLGKHDLKLSAAAVADMLRQAKEAHFDTFDKRYSRNTSDLPSTVVAIRQPNGTLKTVTVEEGAPENVKNLFIYLGNQFDQLAQLNGIEK is encoded by the coding sequence ATGCGCCATTTCTCGCTCCTGCTGCTGCTCAGTGTCTTTAGCCTCAGCTTCATGCTGCCCGCCTGTGCCCAGCGTGTGCCCACCAAAAAAGCAAAGGCGAAAACAGCCGGCCAAACGACCGTAGCTCCCGTTCAGGCGGCCACTCCTGCGGCCGAGGGCCCCGTTATCACCTTCGAGCGCACGCCCTGCTACGGCATCTGCCCGACCTACACCATGCAGGTGTATGCCGATGGCCGCGTGGCCTACGAAGGTCGCCGCGCCGTGCCAGTGCTGGGCAAGCACGACCTGAAACTGTCCGCCGCCGCCGTGGCCGATATGCTGCGCCAGGCCAAAGAAGCCCACTTCGATACATTCGATAAGCGATACTCGCGCAATACCTCCGACCTGCCCAGCACCGTCGTAGCCATCCGCCAGCCCAACGGCACGCTCAAAACCGTAACGGTTGAGGAAGGTGCCCCCGAAAACGTGAAAAACCTCTTCATTTATCTCGGCAACCAGTTCGACCAGCTGGCCCAGCTGAATGGCATAGAGAAGTAG
- a CDS encoding Na+/H+ antiporter has protein sequence MLHSSLLLLLALLFATFLLVMLGQKLGISYPIFLVLGGLGISFVPGLPEVRIAPEVIFLVFLPPLLYEGAWYIPWHDFWRWRRPIMLLAFGLVVFTSGVVAMVAHWLIPGFTLALGFLLGGIISPPDAVAAATVLKDVSVPKRITSIVEGEGLLNDASSLIVFQFALAAVVSGTFVWQQAAVSFLLVAGGGLAVGLLVAGGFYLVHKYLPTTANINTVLTFMTPYVMYLLAEELKVSGVLAVVSGGLLMSYFSHRVFDANTRLQANSSWSSLIFMLNALVFMLIGLQLPIVVNGLGNYSLWQAIIYGLIMSGVVIGVRLLWVYPGAFLPRWLSRSVRASEPSPGWQGPLVLGWAGMRGVVSLAAALSVPLLANGQAFPQRNLILFITFVVILVTLVVQGLTLPLIVRLTKVAALEDRDPLEEQEASVRLHLRTAAVKYMQKKYGVEIQSNELVARLHQRMETEVSLTSHTLNSLDADQSGRDALRQYHRVLLDVLRVEREALTNLRHHDSYDDEVLRQQEAQLDLDEAKVKHIER, from the coding sequence ATGCTGCACTCCAGCCTCCTGCTCCTGCTTGCCCTGCTCTTTGCAACGTTTCTGCTGGTGATGCTGGGGCAGAAGCTCGGTATTTCTTATCCGATTTTCCTGGTGCTGGGCGGGCTGGGCATCAGCTTTGTGCCGGGCTTGCCGGAAGTGCGGATTGCGCCCGAAGTGATTTTTTTGGTCTTCCTGCCGCCGCTGCTCTACGAGGGGGCCTGGTACATTCCCTGGCACGACTTCTGGCGCTGGCGGCGGCCCATTATGCTGCTGGCCTTCGGGCTGGTGGTTTTCACGTCGGGCGTTGTGGCAATGGTGGCCCATTGGCTCATTCCGGGCTTTACGCTGGCGCTGGGCTTTCTGCTGGGCGGCATCATCTCGCCGCCCGATGCCGTGGCCGCCGCCACAGTGCTCAAAGACGTGAGCGTGCCCAAGCGCATCACCTCCATCGTAGAAGGAGAGGGGCTGCTGAACGATGCCAGCAGCCTGATTGTATTTCAGTTTGCCCTGGCGGCGGTGGTGTCGGGCACGTTTGTGTGGCAGCAGGCGGCGGTGAGCTTCCTGCTGGTGGCCGGGGGCGGGCTGGCCGTGGGGCTGCTGGTGGCGGGCGGCTTCTACCTCGTTCATAAGTACCTGCCCACCACGGCCAACATCAACACGGTGCTCACGTTTATGACGCCCTACGTGATGTATCTGCTGGCCGAGGAGCTAAAGGTATCGGGGGTGCTGGCCGTGGTGAGCGGGGGCCTGCTGATGTCGTATTTCTCGCACCGGGTATTCGATGCCAACACGCGCCTGCAGGCCAATAGCTCGTGGTCGAGCTTGATATTTATGCTTAATGCGCTGGTATTCATGCTTATTGGCCTGCAGCTGCCCATTGTGGTGAATGGGCTAGGGAACTACTCCCTGTGGCAGGCCATCATTTATGGGCTGATTATGAGTGGCGTCGTTATCGGTGTGCGGCTGCTGTGGGTGTATCCGGGGGCCTTCCTGCCGCGCTGGCTGAGCCGGAGCGTGCGGGCGAGCGAGCCCAGCCCCGGCTGGCAGGGGCCGCTGGTGCTGGGGTGGGCCGGCATGCGCGGGGTGGTGTCGTTGGCGGCGGCCCTGTCGGTGCCTTTGCTGGCCAACGGGCAGGCTTTCCCGCAGCGCAATCTCATCCTGTTTATCACCTTCGTGGTCATTCTGGTCACGCTGGTGGTGCAGGGCCTCACGCTGCCGCTCATCGTTCGCCTCACCAAAGTGGCAGCCCTGGAAGACCGTGACCCGCTCGAAGAGCAGGAAGCCAGCGTGCGCCTACACCTGCGCACGGCCGCCGTGAAGTACATGCAGAAAAAATACGGAGTTGAAATTCAGAGCAATGAGCTGGTTGCCCGCCTCCATCAGCGCATGGAAACCGAGGTGAGCCTCACGAGCCATACCCTCAATTCGCTCGATGCCGACCAATCGGGGCGCGATGCGCTGCGCCAGTACCACCGCGTGCTGCTCGACGTGCTGCGGGTAGAGCGCGAGGCCCTGACGAACCTGCGCCACCACGACTCGTACGACGACGAGGTGTTGCGCCAGCAGGAAGCCCAGCTCGATTTGGACGAGGCCAAGGTGAAGCACATTGAGCGATAA
- a CDS encoding GNAT family N-acetyltransferase, translating into MAHLLDNPVWNALISGNSALAQGPASVKCFAGDVSPFVGFEVFTPEAFGLLHALVPAGRVLGVVSPVPMAIPVQWQVVQQLQVGQMVQEQPAAAVLSGPPPIRLGPAHVPAMLALTKQTKPGPFLPNTLAFGHYEGVFEGPELVAMAGQRMHPEPYAEISAVCTHPGHLGRGYAGQLILLQAQRIVAATGIPFLHVKSDNVRAIKLYHHLGFVTRREMSFYIIRKNPA; encoded by the coding sequence ATGGCCCACCTACTCGATAACCCCGTTTGGAACGCGCTGATTTCGGGCAATAGCGCCCTGGCCCAGGGTCCGGCATCGGTGAAGTGCTTTGCGGGAGATGTGTCGCCGTTTGTCGGGTTCGAAGTTTTCACGCCGGAGGCTTTTGGGTTGCTGCACGCGCTGGTGCCCGCCGGCCGCGTGCTGGGCGTGGTGAGCCCGGTTCCAATGGCTATTCCGGTCCAATGGCAGGTGGTGCAGCAACTACAGGTAGGGCAAATGGTGCAGGAGCAGCCGGCAGCGGCCGTTTTGTCGGGTCCGCCGCCCATCCGGTTGGGGCCAGCGCACGTGCCCGCCATGCTGGCTCTCACCAAACAAACCAAGCCCGGACCGTTTTTGCCCAATACTCTTGCGTTTGGGCATTACGAAGGCGTTTTTGAAGGCCCTGAGCTGGTGGCGATGGCCGGGCAGCGCATGCATCCGGAGCCGTATGCTGAAATCAGCGCCGTGTGCACCCATCCTGGCCACCTGGGCCGGGGCTATGCCGGCCAGCTCATTCTGCTTCAGGCACAGCGCATTGTGGCGGCAACGGGTATCCCGTTTCTGCACGTAAAATCTGATAATGTTCGGGCCATCAAGCTATACCATCACCTGGGGTTTGTGACTCGCCGGGAGATGAGCTTTTACATCATCCGGAAAAACCCGGCGTAG
- a CDS encoding NADH:flavin oxidoreductase — MSTHALFAPFALKSLHLKNRIVMAPMTRSFSPNGVPGTDVAAYYRRRAEGQVGLILSEGTVVERPASSNDPNIPHFYGEQALAGWQHVINEVHAGGGKMGPQLWHMGVMSEHRSGWKPSENFEGPSGLLKPGEATGKTMTENDIADTIAAFGRAAADAQRLGFDCLELHGAHGYLIDQFFWAGLNQRTDAYGGDALAGRSRIAVELVQEVRRQVGEDFVISLRLSQWKQQDYEVKLAHTPQEMEAWLQPLAEAGVDIFHCSQRRFWEPEFENEGSDLNFAGWVKKLTGKTTITVGSVGLSGEFLAGFAGEASEPRALDELLRRLDRNEFDLVAVGRQLIVDPNWVEKIQQGRSEELKGYSREALRTLV, encoded by the coding sequence ATGTCCACCCACGCCTTATTCGCGCCCTTCGCGCTGAAATCCCTCCATCTCAAAAACCGCATTGTGATGGCTCCCATGACCCGCTCCTTCTCGCCTAACGGCGTGCCGGGCACCGATGTGGCGGCCTACTACCGCCGCCGCGCCGAGGGCCAGGTCGGCCTCATCCTCTCCGAGGGCACCGTGGTGGAGCGCCCGGCCTCGTCCAACGACCCCAACATTCCGCATTTCTACGGCGAGCAGGCGCTGGCCGGCTGGCAACATGTCATCAATGAAGTGCACGCTGGCGGGGGCAAGATGGGCCCGCAGCTCTGGCACATGGGCGTGATGAGCGAGCACCGCTCGGGCTGGAAGCCGTCGGAAAACTTCGAAGGCCCCTCCGGCCTGCTCAAGCCCGGCGAGGCCACGGGCAAGACCATGACCGAAAATGACATCGCCGACACCATTGCCGCCTTCGGCCGGGCCGCCGCCGATGCCCAGCGCCTGGGCTTCGACTGCCTGGAGCTGCACGGGGCGCACGGCTACCTCATCGACCAGTTTTTCTGGGCCGGCCTGAACCAGCGCACCGATGCCTACGGCGGCGATGCCCTGGCTGGCCGCAGCCGCATCGCCGTGGAGCTGGTGCAGGAAGTGCGCCGTCAGGTGGGCGAGGATTTCGTCATCAGCCTGCGCCTCTCGCAGTGGAAGCAGCAGGACTACGAGGTGAAGCTGGCCCACACACCCCAGGAAATGGAAGCCTGGCTGCAGCCCCTGGCCGAGGCCGGCGTGGATATTTTCCACTGCTCACAGCGCCGTTTCTGGGAGCCGGAATTCGAGAATGAAGGCTCCGATTTGAACTTTGCCGGCTGGGTGAAAAAGCTCACCGGCAAAACCACCATCACCGTGGGCTCGGTGGGCCTGTCGGGCGAATTTCTGGCCGGCTTCGCGGGCGAAGCCTCCGAGCCGCGCGCCCTCGATGAGCTGCTGCGCCGGCTGGACCGCAACGAATTCGACCTCGTGGCCGTGGGCCGCCAGCTGATTGTGGACCCGAACTGGGTGGAGAAGATTCAACAGGGCCGCTCCGAAGAGCTGAAAGGCTATAGCCGCGAGGCCCTGCGCACGCTGGTGTAA
- a CDS encoding CTP synthase, producing the protein MPERSNPSPSASAAKYIFVTGGVTSSLGKGIISASLAKLLQARGFRVTIQKFDPYINIDPGTLNPYEHGECYVTDDGAETDLDLGHYERFLNTPTSQANNVTTGRIYDHVIRREREGAFLGKTVQVVPHITDEIKRRMLLLGQNSQFDVVITEIGGCIGDIESLPFVEAVRQLRWELPDADSLVIHLTLVPYLKAAGELKTKPTQHSVRDLREAGLQPDILVCRTEHPMPAEMRRKIALFCNVKINSVIESLDADSIYSVPLLMRKEGLDERVIKRLKLTGGTLQPDLEAWKDFLGKLKNPTEEVTIALVGKYVELPDAYKSINEAFVHAGAQNECKVTVRSIQSDNITPENIAGLLHGCDGVLVAPGFGERGFEGKIAAVKYVRENNIPFFGICLGMQVAVVEYARNVLGLPHANSTEMDALTPNPVVAMMEEQKNVTLKGGTMRLGAYACDLRRGSKAAKAYARNHISERHRHRYEFNNQYLKQFEDSGLQATGTNPETGLVEVIELPSHPWFVAGQFHPELKSTVENPHPLFVRFVRAAIQHRKG; encoded by the coding sequence ATGCCCGAACGCTCCAACCCCTCCCCCAGCGCGTCGGCAGCGAAATACATTTTCGTTACCGGCGGCGTCACTTCTTCACTCGGCAAAGGAATCATTTCCGCCTCGCTGGCCAAGCTTTTGCAGGCCCGCGGGTTCCGAGTCACCATCCAGAAGTTCGACCCCTACATCAACATCGACCCCGGCACCCTCAACCCGTACGAACACGGCGAGTGCTACGTGACCGACGACGGGGCCGAAACCGACCTCGACCTCGGCCACTACGAGCGGTTCCTGAACACGCCCACCTCGCAGGCCAACAACGTCACCACCGGCCGCATCTACGACCACGTCATCCGCCGCGAGCGCGAGGGTGCGTTCCTCGGTAAAACCGTGCAGGTGGTGCCCCACATCACCGACGAGATTAAGCGGCGTATGCTGCTACTGGGCCAGAACAGCCAGTTCGACGTGGTGATTACCGAAATCGGCGGCTGCATCGGCGACATCGAGAGCCTGCCCTTCGTGGAGGCCGTGCGCCAGCTCCGTTGGGAATTGCCCGATGCCGACTCGCTGGTTATTCACCTCACGCTGGTGCCGTATCTGAAGGCCGCCGGCGAGCTCAAAACCAAGCCCACCCAGCACTCAGTGCGCGACCTGCGCGAGGCCGGCCTCCAGCCCGACATCCTGGTGTGCCGCACCGAACACCCCATGCCGGCCGAGATGCGCCGCAAAATCGCGCTGTTCTGCAACGTGAAAATCAACTCGGTTATCGAAAGCCTCGATGCCGACAGCATCTACTCGGTGCCGCTGCTCATGCGCAAGGAGGGCCTCGATGAGCGGGTTATCAAGCGCCTGAAGCTGACCGGCGGCACGCTGCAGCCCGACCTGGAAGCCTGGAAAGATTTCCTCGGCAAGCTAAAAAACCCCACCGAGGAAGTGACTATTGCCCTGGTAGGCAAGTACGTGGAGCTACCCGACGCCTACAAATCCATCAACGAAGCCTTCGTGCATGCTGGCGCTCAAAACGAGTGCAAGGTGACGGTGCGCAGCATCCAGTCCGACAATATCACGCCCGAAAACATTGCCGGCCTGCTGCACGGCTGCGATGGCGTGCTGGTAGCGCCCGGCTTCGGCGAGCGCGGCTTCGAGGGCAAAATCGCCGCCGTGAAATACGTGCGGGAGAATAATATTCCTTTCTTCGGCATCTGCCTGGGCATGCAGGTGGCCGTGGTAGAATACGCCCGCAACGTGCTGGGCCTGCCCCATGCCAACTCGACCGAGATGGACGCTCTCACGCCCAACCCCGTGGTGGCCATGATGGAAGAGCAGAAAAACGTGACCCTGAAGGGCGGCACCATGCGCCTCGGGGCCTACGCCTGCGACCTGCGCCGGGGCTCAAAAGCCGCCAAAGCCTACGCCCGCAACCACATCAGCGAGCGCCACCGCCACCGCTACGAATTCAACAACCAGTATCTCAAGCAATTTGAGGATTCGGGCCTGCAAGCCACCGGCACCAACCCCGAAACGGGCCTGGTGGAGGTAATTGAGTTGCCCTCGCACCCCTGGTTTGTGGCCGGCCAGTTCCACCCCGAGCTGAAAAGCACCGTGGAAAATCCGCATCCGCTGTTCGTGCGTTTTGTGCGGGCCGCCATTCAGCATAGGAAAGGATAA
- the serA gene encoding phosphoglycerate dehydrogenase, which yields MPASPAPLPYLVFDFDSTFTQVEGLDELADIALAGRPDAAERVAQIRALTDQGMAGEIGFQESLARRLALLGANERHLAPLVARLKTKVSESIRRNGDFFRRFADRIYVVSSGFREFIEPVVAEFGITPGHVLANTFTFDAEGDITGCDPANVLSRDGGKIRQLVLLNLDGPVYVLGDGYTDYQIREAGLAHRFYAYTENVSRPTVVAQADEVLPTFDEFLYQLRLPMTLSYPKNRIKVLLLENPDARAAELFRQEGYQVEEVKGGLDEDELIARIEGVSLLGIRSKTQVTQRVLDAANRLVGIGAFCIGTNQIDLTGAMKKGVAVFNAPFSNTRSVVELTLAELIVLARRIPEKNPKMHRGEWDKSASGSFEIRGKTLGIVGYGNIGSQLSVVAEAVGMKVLYYDMAEKLQLGNAVKARTLEELLAQSDVVTLHIDGRPENENYFGEKEFAQMKPGALFINNARGHVVDVPALAAVLRSGHLGGAAVDVFPHEPKTNNESFESELRGLTNVLLTPHIGGSTTEAQRNIAEFVPERLMQYINTGNTQQSVNFPNIQLPTQQAHRLIHIHANVPGVLANINNVLAAHQVNILGQYLKTNEHIGYVITDINREYDHDVIQALRAVEHTIKFRVLY from the coding sequence ATGCCCGCCTCCCCCGCCCCCCTGCCCTACCTTGTTTTCGATTTCGACAGCACCTTCACCCAAGTCGAAGGCCTGGACGAGCTGGCCGATATTGCCCTGGCCGGCCGCCCCGACGCGGCCGAGCGCGTGGCCCAAATCCGGGCCCTCACCGACCAGGGTATGGCCGGCGAAATCGGTTTCCAAGAGTCGCTGGCGCGGCGGCTGGCGCTGCTGGGGGCCAATGAGCGCCACCTCGCGCCGCTGGTGGCCCGCCTCAAAACCAAGGTGAGCGAGAGCATCCGGCGCAACGGCGACTTCTTCCGGCGCTTCGCGGATAGGATTTACGTGGTGAGCAGCGGCTTTCGGGAGTTCATCGAGCCGGTAGTGGCCGAGTTCGGCATCACGCCCGGCCACGTGCTGGCCAACACCTTCACCTTCGATGCCGAGGGCGACATTACCGGCTGCGACCCGGCCAACGTGCTGAGCCGCGACGGCGGCAAAATCCGCCAGCTGGTGCTGCTCAATTTGGACGGGCCTGTGTACGTGCTCGGCGACGGCTACACCGACTACCAGATTCGCGAAGCAGGGCTGGCCCACCGCTTCTATGCTTACACCGAGAACGTTAGCCGCCCCACCGTGGTGGCCCAGGCCGACGAAGTGCTGCCCACGTTCGATGAGTTTTTGTACCAACTAAGACTTCCCATGACTTTATCATACCCCAAAAACCGCATCAAGGTGCTCCTGCTGGAGAATCCGGATGCCCGCGCCGCCGAGCTTTTCCGCCAGGAAGGCTACCAGGTGGAGGAGGTGAAAGGCGGCCTCGACGAGGATGAGCTCATTGCCCGCATCGAGGGCGTGAGCCTGCTCGGCATCCGCTCGAAAACGCAGGTAACCCAGCGCGTGCTCGACGCCGCCAACCGACTTGTCGGCATCGGCGCATTCTGCATCGGCACCAACCAGATTGACCTCACCGGGGCCATGAAAAAGGGCGTGGCCGTGTTCAACGCGCCGTTTTCGAACACCCGCTCAGTGGTTGAGCTCACCTTGGCCGAGCTGATTGTGCTGGCCCGCCGCATCCCCGAGAAGAATCCCAAAATGCACCGGGGCGAGTGGGATAAATCGGCCAGCGGCTCGTTCGAAATTCGGGGCAAAACGCTGGGCATCGTGGGGTACGGCAACATCGGCTCGCAGCTTTCGGTAGTGGCCGAAGCCGTGGGCATGAAGGTGCTGTACTACGACATGGCCGAAAAGCTCCAGCTCGGCAACGCCGTGAAGGCCCGCACGCTGGAAGAACTATTGGCCCAATCCGACGTGGTGACGCTGCACATCGACGGCCGCCCCGAGAACGAGAACTACTTCGGCGAGAAGGAATTTGCCCAAATGAAGCCGGGTGCCCTGTTCATCAACAACGCCCGCGGCCATGTGGTAGATGTGCCGGCCCTGGCGGCGGTGCTGCGCAGCGGCCACCTCGGCGGCGCGGCCGTGGATGTATTCCCCCACGAGCCCAAAACGAACAACGAGAGCTTCGAAAGTGAGCTGCGCGGGCTCACTAACGTGCTGCTCACGCCGCACATCGGCGGTAGCACGACCGAGGCCCAGCGCAACATTGCCGAGTTCGTGCCCGAGCGGCTGATGCAGTACATCAACACGGGCAACACGCAGCAGTCGGTCAATTTCCCCAATATTCAGCTGCCCACGCAGCAGGCCCACCGCCTCATCCACATTCACGCCAACGTACCCGGCGTGCTGGCCAACATCAACAACGTGCTGGCTGCCCACCAGGTCAACATCCTGGGCCAGTACCTGAAAACCAACGAGCACATCGGCTACGTGATTACCGACATCAACCGCGAATACGACCACGACGTGATTCAGGCCCTGCGTGCCGTAGAGCATACCATCAAGTTCCGGGTGCTATACTAG
- a CDS encoding D-alanyl-D-alanine carboxypeptidase — MLRPFYFLLLTLGITQLSACAQSASDKPAAVPLAVRVGQPLPWLDSLLATSPILRQHQVGMSLAYADSTRPFYGYQEAKYFTPASNMKLFSLYAGLHILTDSLPSLRYFSRRDTLFFQGTGDPTLLHGDVPSRRAFSFLLNRPEHTLAYCDIATVAPFGPGWTWDDYGYYFQAERTAFPIYGNTVRFYATPPAPVRHGGVAAVRPGLVPQSRIRVLPRYFAPLVAPAPADLRTPGLDADTHIIRALHENRFYVLPTARRWVDETPFMTSRGLMLRLLGDTLRRATSSAIWRPRPGQDSIRTLHGLRVDSLYRRMLRVSDNFLAEQLLLMCSTKIGYRDSLSTGRVIRYARKSLLSTLSDPVLWVDGSGLSRLNLVTPRTLTGLLLKLHQEVPERRLLSLLAAGGGQGTLRKRYHDATGPWVWGKTGTLSNNLNVCGYLRTKSGRLLAFTFMNNNHVVESGPMRNEVERVLRQVRERL; from the coding sequence ATGCTACGCCCATTCTATTTCCTGCTGCTCACTTTGGGCATTACCCAATTATCGGCCTGCGCCCAGTCGGCCTCCGATAAGCCGGCTGCCGTGCCTTTGGCGGTGCGGGTCGGCCAGCCGCTGCCCTGGCTCGATTCGCTGCTGGCCACCTCGCCCATTCTGCGCCAGCACCAGGTGGGCATGAGCCTGGCCTACGCCGACAGCACCCGGCCGTTCTATGGCTATCAGGAGGCCAAATACTTTACCCCAGCCAGCAACATGAAGCTGTTCAGCCTCTACGCCGGTCTGCACATCCTCACCGATTCGCTGCCCAGCCTGCGCTACTTCAGCCGCCGCGACACCCTGTTTTTTCAGGGCACCGGCGACCCCACCCTGCTGCACGGCGACGTGCCCAGCCGCCGCGCCTTCAGCTTCCTGCTGAACCGGCCGGAGCACACCCTGGCCTACTGCGACATAGCCACCGTGGCGCCCTTCGGCCCGGGCTGGACCTGGGACGACTACGGCTACTACTTCCAGGCCGAGCGCACGGCCTTCCCGATTTACGGCAATACGGTGCGCTTCTACGCCACGCCGCCCGCGCCGGTTCGCCACGGCGGCGTGGCAGCCGTGCGGCCGGGGCTGGTGCCGCAGTCGCGCATTCGGGTGCTGCCGCGCTACTTTGCGCCGCTGGTGGCCCCAGCCCCGGCCGACCTGCGCACACCCGGCCTCGATGCCGACACGCATATCATCCGCGCGCTGCACGAAAACCGTTTCTACGTGCTGCCCACCGCCCGCAGGTGGGTCGATGAAACGCCCTTCATGACGAGCCGCGGGCTGATGCTGCGGCTGCTGGGCGACACCCTGCGCCGGGCCACTAGTAGCGCCATCTGGCGGCCCCGGCCCGGGCAGGACTCCATCCGCACGCTCCACGGGCTGCGCGTGGACTCCCTCTACCGCCGTATGCTGCGCGTGAGCGATAATTTCCTGGCCGAGCAGCTGCTGCTGATGTGCAGCACCAAAATCGGCTACCGCGACTCGCTCAGCACCGGCCGCGTGATACGCTACGCCCGCAAAAGCCTGCTCAGCACGCTGTCCGACCCGGTTTTGTGGGTCGATGGCTCGGGCCTGTCGCGCCTCAACCTCGTCACGCCCCGCACCCTCACCGGCCTGCTCCTCAAGCTGCACCAGGAAGTGCCCGAGCGCCGCCTGCTGAGCCTGCTGGCGGCCGGCGGCGGCCAGGGCACTTTGCGCAAGCGCTACCACGATGCCACCGGTCCCTGGGTGTGGGGCAAAACCGGCACCCTCAGCAACAATCTGAACGTGTGCGGCTACCTGCGCACTAAAAGCGGCCGGCTGCTGGCTTTCACGTTCATGAACAACAACCATGTAGTGGAGAGCGGCCCCATGCGCAACGAGGTAGAACGGGTGCTGCGCCAGGTGCGCGAGCGGCTGTAA
- the yidC gene encoding membrane protein insertase YidC yields the protein MDRNSATGLFLISALLLVYLFFFSPKNPDEKATGKTPPGTTAATKAPAIPSVAALAPEAALDTMAGAAKDMSLANENITVTFSTRGGRVTAVRLNKYKTFFGKPLDLFDATSARMDTKFRTVDGKTIRFSDLNFQAVPSQSAAGSVLTFSAPVAGGSIVQTYSLPANSFELKYDLRLLGLERTVAQEPLTFTFVDQVRQTEQDLKQNRNHTTINHYLAAGDQGALAEASEKPEEYKAAGPVKWAAHKHDFFVAGLIADQQPFAGGAFNADVNLEDSTTIKTLSSTLTIPVAEVEQGRGQYRFFFGPNAFNLLKQVTPEFDRNVYLGWGLFRWVNRFVVLPVFHFLEQFISSYGVIIALLVLLIKLVTWPLTYKTYESQARMKVLKPEIDELKAKHGDDATKVQQETMKLYQTFGVSPLSGCVPTLLTLPILFAMFQFFPNAIELRQQSFLWAKDLSSYDVFIKLPFYVKWYGDHVSMFTLMMTASTLLMTWQSNQTNTAMQGPMKTYSYLMPIIFLFVLNSFAAGLTWYYFVSNVITFAQQAATKAFVDDTKIRAQLDANKIKNKDKKPGGIQGRIAEAMKAAQEREAQAKRKS from the coding sequence ATGGATAGAAATTCAGCAACCGGCCTATTCCTTATCTCGGCCTTGCTCCTCGTGTACCTGTTCTTCTTCAGCCCGAAGAACCCCGACGAAAAAGCCACTGGCAAAACACCGCCCGGGACTACCGCCGCTACCAAGGCCCCGGCCATTCCGTCCGTAGCCGCCCTGGCTCCGGAAGCGGCTCTCGACACCATGGCCGGCGCAGCCAAGGACATGAGCCTGGCCAACGAAAACATCACCGTCACTTTTTCGACCCGTGGCGGCCGCGTCACGGCCGTGCGCCTGAACAAATACAAGACGTTCTTCGGCAAGCCGCTCGATTTGTTCGATGCCACGAGCGCCCGCATGGACACCAAATTTCGGACCGTAGATGGCAAAACCATCCGGTTTTCGGATTTGAATTTCCAGGCCGTTCCTTCGCAGTCGGCGGCCGGCTCGGTGCTCACGTTCAGCGCGCCGGTGGCGGGCGGCAGCATCGTGCAGACCTACTCACTGCCCGCCAACAGCTTCGAGCTGAAGTACGACCTGCGCCTGCTGGGCCTGGAGCGCACCGTGGCCCAGGAGCCGCTCACCTTCACCTTCGTGGACCAGGTGCGCCAGACCGAGCAGGACCTCAAACAGAACCGCAACCACACCACCATCAACCACTACCTGGCCGCCGGCGACCAGGGCGCGCTGGCCGAGGCCAGCGAGAAGCCCGAGGAATACAAGGCCGCCGGCCCCGTGAAATGGGCGGCTCACAAGCACGACTTCTTCGTGGCCGGCCTCATCGCCGACCAGCAGCCATTCGCGGGCGGCGCGTTCAACGCCGACGTGAACCTGGAAGACTCCACGACCATCAAAACCCTGAGCTCGACGCTGACCATTCCGGTGGCCGAAGTGGAGCAGGGCCGGGGCCAGTACCGCTTCTTCTTCGGCCCGAACGCGTTCAACCTGCTGAAGCAGGTAACGCCGGAGTTCGACCGCAACGTGTACCTCGGCTGGGGCCTCTTCCGCTGGGTGAACCGCTTCGTGGTGCTGCCGGTGTTCCACTTCCTGGAGCAGTTCATCTCGTCCTACGGCGTAATCATCGCGCTACTGGTGCTGCTTATCAAGCTGGTAACGTGGCCGCTCACCTACAAAACCTACGAGAGCCAGGCCCGCATGAAAGTGCTGAAGCCCGAGATTGACGAGCTGAAAGCCAAGCACGGCGACGACGCCACCAAGGTGCAGCAGGAAACGATGAAGCTCTACCAGACCTTCGGCGTGAGCCCCTTGAGCGGCTGCGTACCCACCCTGCTCACGCTGCCGATTCTGTTCGCCATGTTCCAGTTCTTCCCGAACGCCATCGAGCTACGTCAGCAAAGCTTCCTGTGGGCCAAGGACTTGAGCAGCTACGACGTATTCATCAAGCTGCCCTTCTACGTGAAGTGGTACGGCGACCACGTTTCGATGTTCACCCTCATGATGACGGCCTCCACCCTACTCATGACCTGGCAGAGCAACCAGACCAACACGGCCATGCAGGGCCCCATGAAGACCTACAGCTACCTGATGCCCATTATCTTCCTGTTCGTACTGAACAGCTTCGCGGCGGGCCTCACCTGGTACTACTTCGTGTCGAACGTCATCACCTTCGCCCAACAAGCCGCTACCAAGGCGTTCGTGGACGACACCAAAATCCGCGCCCAGCTCGACGCCAACAAAATCAAGAACAAAGACAAGAAGCCCGGCGGCATCCAGGGCCGCATTGCCGAGGCGATGAAGGCCGCGCAGGAGCGCGAGGCGCAAGCCAAGCGCAAATCGTAG